The Photobacterium sp. CCB-ST2H9 DNA segment TTGCATCTCGCAACAAGTCCGGTCCGTTTATGGGCAGTGAATTTGCCTACGAAGACTTAAGTTCGTTCGAGCTTGAGAAATATGATTTTACTTATCTGGGCAATGAAACCCTCGATGGCCAGTCCGTATTCAAAGTTCAACAGATTCCGACCGATGAATATTCCGGTTATACCAAGCAACTGGTCTGGATCGATCAAGACCAGTATCGTCCGCTGAAAGTTGAGTTTTACGATCGGAAAGACAGCCTGCTGAAAACGCTGAATTTTGAAGAATACACGCAGTATCTGAACAAGTACTGGCGTGCGCATAAAATGACGATGACCAATCATCAGACAGGAAAAACAACGGTGCTGACCACTCATGAGCTGACTTTTAACAATGGGCTTGATGAAGGCGACTTTAATAAAGCCAGCCTCAAGCGCGCGAAATAAATCCAAGAACAGGAGCAATCATGACATTCCGATTTGCTGTATTGCCCCTGTTTCTGGCTGCCTCTGTTGAGGCAGCCGGTTTCAGCGGCCAGATCAACCTTGAACAACGCCAGTTTCTGCATGACGGACTTGAAGGACAGGACAAAAGCCAGAGCTCACTGGTCATCGAACCAGAATGGTATACCGAATGGCAGGACGGCGATGCCCGGCTCACGATTCAGCCATTCCTGCGGCTCGACAGCCTGGATAATGAGCGAACCCATGCCGACTTACGTGAATTCATGTACCTGCAGTTAATTGATGACTACGAACTACGCATCGGTGTGGGAAAAGTCTTCTGGGGGGTAACGGAGTCCATCCATCTGGTGGATGTCATTAATCAGACAGATAACGTTGAGTCCGTGGACGGTGAACAAAAACTAGGTCAGCCGATGCTCAGCCTGACCGCTGTGAAAGATTGGGGAACTGTGACTGGCTTTGTCCTGCCCTACTTCCGGGAACGGACATTTGCTGGCAGAGATGGCCGACTGCGACCGCCACTTCCGGTTAATGACGATGCCCGTTATGAATCATCCGCGGGCCAGGAACACATCGACGGATCACTTCGTTACAGCCATTACTTCGGTGATTGGGATATAGGTGCCAGCTATTTCAAAGGCACCAACCGGGAGCCTTATTTCCTGCCCGGTTCGACCAGCCTGACGCCCTATTACGCACAAATGGAGCAAACCAGCGTCGATATTCAGGGCATTTTCGGCACCTGGTTGCTAAAGCTTGAAGCCTTATACCGTGACAGTCTGGAAAACCATTCTGCGGCAGTGACTGGTTTTGAATACACCATCGTTGGGGCATTTGAGACTTACTGGGATATCGGCCTGATTGCTGAATACCAGTACGACTCTCGTTCAGAAAGCCTGAATCAGAACGATTTATTCCTCGGAACCCGGTTTGCCCTGAATGATATCGACGGTACAGAGGTTCTGATAGGGATCAGTCAGGATTTGGATCATCGTCAGGAATCAACCGGACGTGTTGAAGCTTCTGCCCGCATCAATAACAACTGGAAATGGCGCGCGAATGCCTGGTGGTTTAATGCTGACAAACTGGACAGCCCTTTGTATTTTGCGCGCAAAGATGACTTCATTGAGCTGGCGTTAGAATATTATTTTTAAGTGCAGTCCTGATCATCTATTTTTTAAAAGCTGATGCCGGAAAAACTCCAGTCCTCCGGCAAATCCGAATGAACTGAAGAGGAAGTGGCTCATCATGCCACTTACCTCTCGCAGCTCAACAACGACACTAGGCAACCGTCATGGTTTCATCTTCCTTCAAATCCAGTGCCACATCTTCAATCAGCTGATCCAGAAATTGAATGTTATCAATCATATGCCCTGTGATAATGATGTGAGCATACTCCGCTGAATTCGCCAGACCATATTTTCGCCAAACCGCCTCAGAAGGTGTCGGAAAGACAACAATCACTGAGTTCGGGTTCCTCCAGGCTGGTACGCCTTTCTCGTTCATCTTCTCAGTCGCATATTCAGCCAGACGCAAACAGCGCTTCACCCGGAGTTCTTTTTCCTGCTCGGTGCTGCTCTTAATGGCATACCACAGCATCAGTGGTGTTATACCATTTCTTGAACCTGTGATTGTCTTATCATTCGCAACAATATAATCAACGGCAACACTAATGTTTTCTACATATTCTTTCTTGGTTAACACCACGCCACAGGGTATCGGCGCACCAATCATTTTATGACCTGAGACAGAAATAGAATCGATATCGTCTGCAAATGAATAAGGTTGCGGTGCGTCAACAAAAGGAAGAATCATGCCGTGAAATGCAGCATCAACATGAAGGTAGTAATCTTCTCGCTGAATGCCTGCATATTTTAATATCGCTTTTATTTTATCCAGATTGTCTGTCGCACCATGCAACGTTGTGCCGACATTTGTGAATATAATCGGATGCTCAGTTTCATTCAGTGCAATCTGTCTCTGGAGATCTTCATAATCGATTTCACCATTCGGCAGACTTCTGACCACACGATGTTCAATTCTGAGCAATTTCACTATCTTAGCGACGGAGTAATGCGTATTTTCCGAAAAATACAGAATACCATCCGGGAAGATTTCACGGGCCAGATAGCAACCATACATATTTCCTTCGGTGCCACCATTAGTCACATATCCCCAGGATGTTTCAAAAGGAATGCTGAATTTCTCTGCGAAATAGCGCATCACTTCTTTTTCAAAACGGAAAGTATTGAGGCTGTAAATTGATTCGACGGCCCAGTCACCGCAATTATTAAATGAAAACTGCCAGAATTTATCAAGTTCCTGATAGTTAAAGTCTGCCGAAACCGGATAGCCGATAACATTAAATTGATTTGATTTACAGGTATGAAAAAAGTCTTGAAGCATCTTTTGATCTTGGGCTGATAATTGCATTGAGATAACCACGTTTCATATATTATTTTAATTCGCGGCGATACTAACAACGAATTTTAGTTGCAACAACAAGCATATTTTTATTGATAAAAATGTTCTTATCTCGACTTTGTACAAGATTTTTTACAGGTATCCGGCACTGATAGTTCAAACAGAAAATATAAAAATCTCCAGGGAACAGTTATAGCAATCAATCCTGCTATTCTGACTCAGAGACGTGATCTACCTGAAAGACTTGAAATTTCGAGCACATTTACACTTTTAAATAAATTTTGGTGTTCTATAGTCGTGAGTGGGTATATGTCATAAAGGAATGAGACATGTTCGGGTTCGGGGTATCCAGAAAAAATGTTGTATCACTGACAAATGATGAATTTGTACAACGGGAAAACAACGAAGCAAAACATTTACTCAATGCGATTAAAAATGCTTTTGCGTTCATTGAGTTTACACCCACGGGAGAAATCATCTCCGCCAACCCGCCTTTCCTTCGTGCCATGGGATACAACCTGAGCGAGATTCAAGGCAAACACCATCGCATGTTCTGCACTGAAGAAACCCGTCAAAGTCAGGCATATCAGGTTTTCTGGAAACAGCTGGCGCAAGGTCAGCAATCAAACGGCTTATTTAAAAGATTAACTAAAAGCGGAAAAGAAATCTGGCTGGAAGCCAGTTATTGCCCTGTATTTGATCCGGACGGCTCCGTTTACAAAGTCATTAAAATTGCATCTGATATTTCTGAACGGGTTGCCGAGCATCATGATCTTGCCAGTCAGATGCAGGCTGTCTCACGTTCGATGGCAATTATTGAATTCGACCTGAACGGCCATATTCTGAATGCCAATGATAATTTTCTGTCGACCGTGGGTTACACGCTGACAGAAATTCAGGGCAAACATCACCGGATTTTTGTTGCCCCTGAGTATGCGAAATCCCGTGAGTATCAGAATTTTTGGGATCAGCTCGTCCATGGGCAATATCTGGGCGGGAAGTTCGAACGGATCAACAAAGCCGGGGACACCTTGTGGCTTGAAGCCACTTACAATCCGATATTCGATGCCAACGGGGTACTCTATAAAATCATCAAATTTGCAACCGACATCACTCAGAGTGTCCTGATTGGTCAGGAAAACAGCCAGTTGGCTTACGAATTGTCGGTCAATACCAGCCAATTATCTGCAGAGGGAAGCAGTGCAGGCAATATGGCGATTCAGCAGATGACTCAGATGGTCGAGGCCCTGAACATCACTTCAGGCGTCATGACCCAGCTGGAAGAGCAATCGAAAACGATTACCAGCATGGTCGACACGATCTCCGGGATTGCAGATCAAACAAATTTACTGGCTTTAAATGCGGCCATCGAAGCTGCACGGGCCGGCGATCAGGGCCGAGGTTTCGCCGTGGTTGCAGACGAAGTTCGTCAGCTTGCATTCCGGACCAACGAATCCACAGAAAAAATCGATCATGTTGTGAAACAAAACAGTCAGTTAACCACGCGAGCGGTCTCTTCAATGTCTGAGATTATTACCCATGCCCACAGCAGCATGGAAAAAGTCAAAGAAGCCAGCGCAGCCATCCACAACATTGAAGCCGGCATCAGTGATGTCGTCAATGCGATCCGCAAAATGTCTGAAACAGGCTGACCCGGAAGATGCATCCTAAAAACATCAGGCCGCAAATGCGGCCTGATTGAATTATGACAAACGCTTTGGATAGTCAAAAAAGAGAAGCTGAGAGTTATCCGGCCCGAATTGTTTCCATTCCCGGGTATGAACAGCAAAGACAATTACGCCGCAAGTCGGAACATTCTCTGTTTTCAGCCCCAGACGAGCCACCAGATCATTAATTGCCGGGTTGTGGCAGACAACCATCAGACGTTCGACTTCATCGGAAACCGACTGAATTATCTCAACAACTTCATGAGCATTGTCCGTATACAGTCCCACTGTTGTAGCCAGTTCAGTCGGATGAGGATGCAAC contains these protein-coding regions:
- a CDS encoding histidine decarboxylase, with protein sequence MLQDFFHTCKSNQFNVIGYPVSADFNYQELDKFWQFSFNNCGDWAVESIYSLNTFRFEKEVMRYFAEKFSIPFETSWGYVTNGGTEGNMYGCYLAREIFPDGILYFSENTHYSVAKIVKLLRIEHRVVRSLPNGEIDYEDLQRQIALNETEHPIIFTNVGTTLHGATDNLDKIKAILKYAGIQREDYYLHVDAAFHGMILPFVDAPQPYSFADDIDSISVSGHKMIGAPIPCGVVLTKKEYVENISVAVDYIVANDKTITGSRNGITPLMLWYAIKSSTEQEKELRVKRCLRLAEYATEKMNEKGVPAWRNPNSVIVVFPTPSEAVWRKYGLANSAEYAHIIITGHMIDNIQFLDQLIEDVALDLKEDETMTVA
- a CDS encoding PAS domain-containing methyl-accepting chemotaxis protein, whose product is MFGFGVSRKNVVSLTNDEFVQRENNEAKHLLNAIKNAFAFIEFTPTGEIISANPPFLRAMGYNLSEIQGKHHRMFCTEETRQSQAYQVFWKQLAQGQQSNGLFKRLTKSGKEIWLEASYCPVFDPDGSVYKVIKIASDISERVAEHHDLASQMQAVSRSMAIIEFDLNGHILNANDNFLSTVGYTLTEIQGKHHRIFVAPEYAKSREYQNFWDQLVHGQYLGGKFERINKAGDTLWLEATYNPIFDANGVLYKIIKFATDITQSVLIGQENSQLAYELSVNTSQLSAEGSSAGNMAIQQMTQMVEALNITSGVMTQLEEQSKTITSMVDTISGIADQTNLLALNAAIEAARAGDQGRGFAVVADEVRQLAFRTNESTEKIDHVVKQNSQLTTRAVSSMSEIITHAHSSMEKVKEASAAIHNIEAGISDVVNAIRKMSETG
- a CDS encoding histidine phosphatase family protein; protein product: MKLLYIVRHAKSSWDDPDLDDHDRPLNQRGLDNAADMAKRFAAWQALPQRILSSTAERAFQTAQYFEQALHPHPTELATTVGLYTDNAHEVVEIIQSVSDEVERLMVVCHNPAINDLVARLGLKTENVPTCGVIVFAVHTREWKQFGPDNSQLLFFDYPKRLS
- a CDS encoding outer membrane lipoprotein-sorting protein, whose protein sequence is MIVALGLAVIPAVCHAGNEQGLDIAKERKARDTGWGDSIADMTMLLSNAQGESSTRKMRIKTLEVADDGDKGLTIFDQPRDVQGTAFLNFAHTTKPDDQWLYLPALKRVKRIASRNKSGPFMGSEFAYEDLSSFELEKYDFTYLGNETLDGQSVFKVQQIPTDEYSGYTKQLVWIDQDQYRPLKVEFYDRKDSLLKTLNFEEYTQYLNKYWRAHKMTMTNHQTGKTTVLTTHELTFNNGLDEGDFNKASLKRAK